A region from the Sutcliffiella horikoshii genome encodes:
- a CDS encoding carbohydrate ABC transporter permease, producing MKQLSMRSKNSLTGLLFISPWILGFLLFTAYPLFYSFYLSFQKVRITTEGIQTTFVKFDNFKDAFTVDALFTQKLLTFVQELVLSVPIIIVFSLIIAILLNQPIRFRNFFRMIFFLPVIIASGPVINELISQGVTSIPSIKDYAIFETMLSADSLFSSVLLYLMDNLIIILWFSGVQFLIFLAALQKIDTQVYEAAKIDGASNWECFWKVTLPSIFPMIVVNTVYTIVTFSIFSLNPVIEHIQTNMFQINTGFGYASALSWIYFLLIAVALGISVALLTVRGRKNYA from the coding sequence ATGAAGCAGCTATCCATGCGCTCAAAGAATTCGCTAACAGGATTATTGTTCATCTCACCATGGATTCTTGGATTTCTCTTATTCACAGCTTATCCCCTCTTTTATTCTTTTTACTTAAGTTTTCAAAAAGTACGGATTACCACCGAGGGCATTCAAACAACCTTTGTTAAGTTTGATAATTTTAAAGACGCCTTTACAGTGGACGCATTGTTCACCCAAAAGCTATTGACGTTCGTGCAGGAGCTTGTGTTATCGGTGCCCATCATCATTGTGTTTTCTCTAATCATTGCGATTCTGTTGAATCAGCCGATCCGCTTTCGTAATTTTTTCCGGATGATTTTCTTTCTGCCGGTGATCATTGCGAGCGGCCCGGTTATCAATGAATTAATCTCACAGGGAGTGACATCCATTCCGTCCATCAAGGACTATGCGATATTTGAAACGATGCTCTCTGCGGATTCCTTATTCAGCAGTGTTCTCCTGTATTTGATGGATAACCTGATCATTATTTTATGGTTCTCCGGGGTACAGTTCTTAATTTTCCTGGCAGCCTTGCAAAAAATAGATACACAAGTCTATGAAGCTGCCAAAATTGACGGGGCGTCCAACTGGGAATGCTTCTGGAAGGTGACACTGCCAAGCATTTTCCCAATGATCGTCGTAAACACGGTTTATACGATTGTGACATTCTCGATATTCTCGTTAAATCCAGTCATCGAGCATATCCAAACAAATATGTTTCAAATCAATACAGGCTTTGGTTATGCCTCAGCCCTATCATGGATCTACTTCTTATTGATTGCGGTTGCACTGGGTATTTCCGTAGCGTTGTTAACCGTTAGAGGAAGAAAAAATTATGCTTAA
- a CDS encoding DUF5696 domain-containing protein encodes MFKKILLAMLIAILPVSVFAESLTSKEELEDIEVETELGEETLRFDSNQFTQPEGENKPLPEGSLEGFTKVTENDKLALYVQEESLAIKIQNKETGYIWHSGVDNSENYRLNNTWTDMVQSALTIDYLDRRGNIKTESILTEDTKPSIQLNDNGFTAEIDFRGSSIEVVLNVTLEEESIVIDVPDEGVQDGTYNKIVAMKVYPFLGAAHMDDITGYLFIPDGSGALMRFEKSAFRSDTPFIGSIYGEDEGFTRPKNTEDVYTYPAQTISVPVYGAVHGVKQNAFITFIEEGQSYGRILAYPSGASTDFFWVTSDYQYRFNYFQPTSKSMGGFNVYQEEKNNFNIKQKVMFLSDEEADYVGMANRYQQHLEEKGTLSNNNEDKVDLRLELLGGETKKGLIWNSVEQMTEIQDIPRFVEELEQNDVDNLHVVLRGWTKGGLTGTLPQKFPLEKKVGSKGDLEETIQTLEEKDIPFYLHTDFTTAFDGASGFSGSKDVSKKINGQPMTQNHFGYSSYYLSPAKSLEIAKKDAADFKDHGVENIAVETTASKLFSDFNKGMSSSRAEMIELNQELFAHYQEQNIDLSLYRPNDYAWGYMDKYLDMPMYSSNYMFVTDTVPFLQIVLKGYTPYYATFSNFSHNPTEEVLRMIEFGAYPSFYLTRESAQLLMKTPSRGLYTSEFASWKEELISQYSQVKESLGKVENSSIVDRIVHQQGVSEVVYENGVSIIVNYTDSDVTIDGTTVAATSFSIKEGGN; translated from the coding sequence GTGTTTAAAAAAATTCTGCTCGCTATGCTTATCGCCATTCTTCCGGTTTCTGTCTTTGCAGAATCATTGACATCAAAGGAAGAGTTGGAAGATATCGAAGTGGAAACAGAGCTCGGAGAAGAGACACTCCGCTTTGATTCCAATCAGTTCACACAACCAGAGGGAGAGAATAAACCTCTGCCCGAAGGAAGCCTTGAAGGTTTTACAAAGGTGACGGAGAACGACAAGCTTGCCTTGTATGTGCAAGAAGAGTCGCTGGCTATAAAAATTCAGAACAAAGAAACGGGCTATATTTGGCACTCTGGCGTTGATAATTCCGAGAACTACCGATTGAACAATACATGGACAGATATGGTTCAATCGGCCCTCACAATTGATTACTTGGATCGTCGCGGAAACATCAAAACAGAAAGCATTCTAACGGAAGACACAAAGCCAAGCATTCAATTAAACGACAACGGCTTTACCGCGGAGATTGATTTCCGAGGTTCTAGCATTGAAGTAGTGCTGAACGTAACGCTTGAAGAGGAAAGCATTGTAATTGATGTGCCTGATGAAGGCGTACAAGATGGAACCTACAATAAGATTGTGGCCATGAAAGTATATCCATTCCTTGGTGCTGCACATATGGATGATATCACCGGTTATTTATTTATTCCGGACGGAAGCGGTGCGCTCATGCGTTTTGAAAAGAGTGCTTTCCGCTCTGATACACCATTCATCGGTTCCATTTATGGAGAAGATGAAGGCTTTACAAGACCGAAAAACACAGAAGATGTTTACACATACCCGGCACAGACGATTTCGGTTCCTGTGTACGGTGCCGTACATGGTGTAAAGCAAAATGCTTTCATCACCTTCATTGAGGAAGGCCAAAGCTATGGAAGAATCCTTGCTTACCCGTCTGGGGCATCCACTGATTTCTTTTGGGTAACATCAGACTATCAATATCGCTTTAATTATTTTCAGCCGACAAGTAAGAGCATGGGTGGATTTAATGTCTACCAGGAAGAAAAAAACAACTTCAATATCAAACAGAAAGTCATGTTTTTATCTGATGAAGAAGCAGATTATGTAGGAATGGCGAACAGATATCAGCAGCATTTAGAGGAGAAAGGCACTCTTTCTAACAACAATGAGGACAAGGTAGATCTTCGCCTCGAGCTTTTAGGCGGGGAAACGAAAAAAGGCCTGATATGGAATTCCGTTGAGCAAATGACTGAGATTCAAGACATTCCTCGTTTTGTAGAAGAGTTAGAGCAAAACGATGTGGATAATCTGCATGTGGTGTTAAGAGGCTGGACAAAAGGCGGCCTGACGGGAACGCTGCCACAAAAGTTTCCGTTAGAGAAGAAGGTTGGCAGTAAAGGGGATTTGGAGGAAACGATCCAAACTCTAGAGGAAAAAGACATTCCTTTCTATTTGCACACAGACTTCACGACTGCTTTTGACGGCGCATCCGGCTTTTCCGGAAGCAAGGATGTTTCCAAGAAAATTAACGGCCAACCGATGACGCAAAATCATTTTGGCTATAGCAGTTATTATCTCAGCCCTGCGAAATCGCTTGAAATTGCCAAAAAAGATGCAGCTGATTTCAAGGATCATGGGGTAGAAAATATCGCAGTTGAAACGACTGCAAGCAAACTATTCTCTGACTTTAATAAAGGCATGTCGTCTTCAAGGGCAGAGATGATTGAATTGAATCAAGAACTGTTTGCTCATTATCAGGAGCAAAATATTGATTTATCCTTATATCGTCCGAATGACTACGCTTGGGGTTATATGGACAAGTACTTAGATATGCCGATGTACTCCTCCAACTATATGTTTGTGACGGACACCGTTCCGTTCTTGCAAATTGTTTTGAAGGGCTACACGCCGTATTATGCGACCTTCTCCAACTTCTCTCATAATCCAACGGAAGAAGTGTTGAGAATGATCGAGTTTGGTGCATATCCATCCTTTTATCTGACAAGAGAGTCCGCACAGCTATTAATGAAGACTCCTTCAAGAGGTTTGTATACGTCAGAGTTTGCTAGTTGGAAAGAAGAATTGATCAGTCAATACAGTCAAGTGAAAGAAAGTCTTGGAAAAGTAGAGAACAGCTCGATTGTTGATCGCATTGTCCATCAACAAGGTGTGTCAGAAGTTGTCTATGAAAATGGTGTATCCATTATCGTCAACTACACGGATTCAGACGTTACCATTGACGGCACAACGGTCGCTGCTACGTCATTTAGCATAAAAGAAGGGGGGAATTAA
- a CDS encoding YIP1 family protein, which yields MKRIFIGLLTVWLILLSPLQSFAALSVPYNTETVSTEGYLIETQTAYIPVGLFGSTNDIVSPEDVYIDQNNDVYVADSGTKKITKFDENGRKLLEVGEGILQMPTGVFVDEEQQIYVADYTNEKVYRFSEEGEMLQEYGRPDSPLFGTKTPYKPQKITVDKRGNLYIIGEGSTNGIIQVGQDGTFLGFFGVNRTRPSLMSVIQDALTTDQQRSSMFLKVPPAPTNIAIDEKGLVYTITAGTSFEVIRKLNIAGGNILSPYISEITNLQDIAMGPLGNFFVLAKDGRIYEYDSFGNLLFIFGGKDDGTNRLGLFMDPSGVATDNLGRVFITDRERGTVQVLEPTAFAEMLHGGISLYAQGLYIESEQYWSEVLRMNSSIGLAHNAMGEAYYKQQEYEAALESFELVGNVEGYSDSFWEIRNQWMNENLSTVFAILIGLFAIRASLLFADKKKGILAPARKRWQAFKSKKLLSELLFLGKFLRHPIDSFYYIKRQRRVSVLSATILYIILYAEFLFMKYFTGFIFRGGISLEQINFGMEFILLFLPIILFIVSNYLVSTINDGEGRFSDIYIGTIYSLAPIIVMLVPITLMSNVLTLNEYFLYVFFMQVMMGWSLIILFIMIKEIHAFEFWGTVRNIFTTIFCMLIIVLVCFIIYVLMDQVIDFVTAIIQEVILRV from the coding sequence ATGAAGCGCATTTTTATTGGCTTATTGACTGTATGGTTAATCCTCCTTTCTCCTTTGCAATCTTTTGCAGCCCTGTCTGTTCCATATAATACAGAGACGGTATCAACAGAAGGGTATCTAATTGAAACGCAGACCGCCTATATTCCAGTGGGGCTTTTCGGAAGTACGAATGATATTGTCAGTCCAGAAGATGTCTATATCGATCAGAACAACGATGTGTATGTGGCTGATTCCGGTACGAAGAAAATCACCAAGTTTGATGAGAATGGTAGAAAACTGTTAGAAGTCGGAGAAGGAATTCTGCAAATGCCGACGGGGGTTTTTGTAGACGAAGAACAGCAAATATATGTAGCAGATTATACAAATGAAAAAGTATATCGTTTTTCTGAAGAAGGCGAAATGCTCCAAGAATACGGCAGACCGGATTCTCCCCTTTTTGGGACAAAAACACCGTATAAACCACAGAAGATTACCGTAGACAAACGAGGCAACCTCTACATTATCGGAGAGGGTTCGACAAACGGGATCATCCAGGTTGGGCAGGATGGTACATTTCTCGGATTCTTCGGAGTAAACCGTACAAGACCATCGTTAATGTCTGTCATCCAGGATGCACTGACAACAGATCAGCAGCGCTCTAGCATGTTCCTGAAAGTGCCGCCTGCGCCTACTAACATTGCGATTGATGAAAAAGGGCTTGTATACACCATTACAGCCGGTACTAGCTTTGAAGTCATTCGAAAGCTGAACATTGCCGGTGGGAATATTTTATCGCCGTACATTTCCGAGATTACTAATCTTCAAGATATCGCAATGGGGCCACTTGGAAATTTCTTTGTTTTAGCTAAAGATGGAAGAATTTATGAGTATGATAGTTTTGGAAATCTGCTCTTTATTTTTGGCGGAAAAGACGATGGAACAAACCGTCTGGGATTGTTTATGGATCCTTCGGGAGTTGCAACAGATAATCTCGGCAGAGTTTTTATTACAGACCGTGAGCGCGGGACAGTTCAAGTGCTGGAGCCAACAGCTTTTGCAGAAATGCTTCATGGTGGGATCTCCCTCTATGCTCAAGGGCTTTACATAGAGAGTGAGCAATATTGGAGCGAAGTGTTGCGGATGAATTCTTCCATTGGCCTTGCCCATAACGCAATGGGGGAAGCATATTACAAGCAGCAGGAATATGAAGCGGCCCTGGAATCCTTTGAACTGGTAGGGAATGTGGAAGGATATTCGGATTCCTTCTGGGAGATCAGGAACCAGTGGATGAATGAGAACCTAAGCACTGTTTTTGCTATCTTAATTGGATTATTTGCTATTAGAGCGAGCCTGCTTTTTGCAGATAAAAAGAAAGGGATTTTAGCACCGGCAAGGAAAAGATGGCAGGCATTTAAAAGTAAGAAACTTTTAAGTGAGCTATTATTCTTAGGCAAGTTTTTACGTCATCCGATAGACAGCTTCTATTATATTAAAAGACAGAGAAGGGTCAGCGTTTTATCTGCAACCATTCTTTACATCATCTTGTATGCAGAATTTTTATTTATGAAGTATTTTACAGGATTTATTTTCAGGGGAGGTATCTCTCTTGAACAAATTAATTTCGGCATGGAATTCATACTATTATTCCTGCCAATCATTCTTTTCATCGTTTCTAACTATCTGGTCAGCACGATCAACGATGGAGAAGGAAGATTCTCGGATATTTATATTGGAACCATTTATTCGTTGGCACCGATTATTGTGATGTTAGTTCCAATTACACTCATGTCAAATGTGCTTACGCTTAATGAGTACTTCTTATATGTTTTCTTTATGCAAGTGATGATGGGATGGTCATTGATTATCTTGTTCATCATGATCAAAGAAATTCATGCCTTTGAATTCTGGGGAACGGTACGAAACATCTTTACGACGATTTTCTGTATGCTCATCATCGTATTGGTATGCTTCATCATCTACGTATTGATGGATCAGGTTATTGATTTTGTAACAGCAATCATTCAGGAGGTGATTCTCCGTGTTTAA
- a CDS encoding carbohydrate ABC transporter permease: MSAFHGTKINPDRFHKSQLKFYAFLIPLAIFMAMPIVFVFSHAFKPIDELFAYPPRFFVQKPTMQNFIDLMNNTSTTGVPMSRYLFNSISITLIVVFVTVLISTMAGYALSKKRFRLKKTIFEINTLALMFVSAAVVIPRYLLIEKVGLLDTFLVHIFPLIAMPIGLFLVKQFIDQIPNELIEAAQMDGATDYQIFRKIIIPLVKPAIATIAILSFQLVWNNTETSTLFVDNENLKTFAFYMSTLTSATSGNTVAGQGMAAAASLIMFIPNLIIFIILQSQVMNTMAHSGIK, encoded by the coding sequence GTGTCGGCATTCCATGGAACGAAAATCAATCCAGACCGTTTTCACAAAAGCCAATTAAAGTTCTATGCATTTCTAATACCGCTCGCCATCTTTATGGCTATGCCCATCGTCTTTGTCTTTTCTCACGCCTTTAAGCCGATCGATGAGCTATTTGCTTATCCACCGCGCTTTTTTGTGCAAAAGCCGACGATGCAGAACTTCATTGATTTAATGAATAACACAAGCACAACGGGCGTTCCGATGTCCCGTTACTTGTTTAACAGTATCTCCATCACCCTCATCGTCGTCTTTGTCACTGTTCTTATTAGTACGATGGCAGGGTATGCCTTATCGAAAAAACGATTCAGACTAAAGAAAACCATCTTTGAAATCAACACACTTGCCTTAATGTTCGTTTCGGCGGCAGTCGTCATTCCGCGTTACTTGCTGATTGAAAAGGTGGGACTGTTGGACACATTCCTTGTCCATATTTTTCCGTTGATCGCGATGCCGATCGGGCTTTTCCTAGTAAAACAATTTATTGATCAAATACCGAACGAATTGATTGAAGCAGCCCAGATGGACGGGGCGACAGACTATCAAATTTTCCGAAAGATTATCATTCCGCTTGTAAAACCGGCGATTGCAACCATTGCGATCCTTTCTTTCCAACTTGTTTGGAATAACACGGAAACCTCGACATTGTTTGTTGATAATGAAAATCTGAAGACCTTTGCCTTTTACATGTCGACCTTAACTTCGGCCACAAGTGGAAACACGGTAGCGGGTCAAGGTATGGCGGCAGCGGCATCTTTAATTATGTTCATTCCAAATTTAATCATCTTTATCATCTTACAAAGCCAGGTAATGAATACGATGGCACATTCAGGAATCAAGTAG
- a CDS encoding carbohydrate ABC transporter permease has protein sequence MRSSLQKHASTSIFLAPYLIFFFTFIIIPVVVAILLSFTYFNAIEMPSFIGLANYVSVLTQDEVFMQRVLPNTLMFAVIVGPGGYILSFLLAWMLAQISKGPRTVLALIIYSPSMTAGIAMAVVWTIIFSGDQTGYLNSLLITIGVILEPVQWLQSPDHLMTIMIVVTLWGSMGVGFLAMLSGVLNINREIYEAGYIDGIKNRFQEIIYITIPSMKPQMLFGAVMAVVGTFQAGAIGVALSGANPTPQYAGQLMVNHLEDYGFIRYEMGYAAAISVLLLLFVYIFSKIAWRLFGEKD, from the coding sequence ATGAGGAGTAGCCTTCAAAAGCATGCAAGTACATCGATCTTTCTTGCACCATATTTAATCTTTTTCTTTACCTTTATCATCATTCCGGTGGTAGTGGCCATTCTTTTATCGTTCACGTATTTCAATGCGATTGAGATGCCGAGCTTCATCGGGCTTGCCAACTATGTGAGTGTGCTTACGCAAGATGAAGTCTTCATGCAACGCGTCTTGCCGAATACGTTGATGTTTGCAGTCATCGTCGGGCCGGGAGGATATATTTTATCCTTCCTGCTAGCTTGGATGCTTGCTCAAATCTCTAAAGGGCCGCGAACGGTATTGGCGCTTATCATCTATTCCCCATCCATGACAGCCGGCATTGCGATGGCGGTTGTATGGACCATCATTTTCAGTGGGGATCAGACAGGCTATTTAAACAGTCTTTTAATCACAATCGGTGTCATCTTAGAGCCTGTTCAATGGCTGCAATCACCAGATCACTTAATGACGATCATGATTGTTGTTACCCTTTGGGGGAGCATGGGAGTAGGATTTCTTGCGATGCTTTCCGGTGTTTTGAACATCAATAGGGAAATCTATGAAGCTGGTTATATTGACGGCATAAAAAATAGATTCCAAGAAATCATCTATATCACCATTCCATCCATGAAGCCGCAGATGCTTTTCGGAGCTGTCATGGCTGTGGTCGGGACGTTCCAGGCCGGTGCGATTGGGGTAGCCTTATCCGGTGCCAATCCGACGCCACAATATGCAGGTCAGTTAATGGTCAACCATTTAGAGGACTACGGCTTCATCCGATATGAGATGGGATATGCAGCAGCAATATCCGTTCTATTACTATTATTCGTATATATCTTCTCAAAAATCGCCTGGCGTTTATTCGGTGAAAAAGACTAA
- a CDS encoding extracellular solute-binding protein, with translation MDVEEEGLYELGFDYYPLGEGIVPIEGSIKVNGEYPYFESRRITFPKDWKSATNDFEQDRFGDEIIPEQLPIEQWHFIKAEDSSHLQARPLKYQLKEGKNTITLENIRGEMLLGNIYVSGVGTIPTYEEYRENHAGDLTETNSITIEAEHPLKKNSSFIRPVNRQDASVVPYERDKRLLNAIGGESWETSGQTATWEMEVEEAGYYQISLKVLQEKQSGFPVFRTVMINGEVPFEEVESYSFQQEKNWVNETLSNEDGEPYYFYLEKGKNTLTLKGDASPVNRTLFEMDEVMKGIEQLSLSIKRLTGNNQDRSRGWRITEYMPEIEGDLTSWADKLEGESEYLLELSDGKESVEIVSLNIAVERLRELAADPDKIPARLTQLSEGSSSVAQLLGNATLDLKKQPLIMDRIYIHGDEKLPKPELGFFAKTKESVLKFFHSFQSNTLATEKVDDDVVDVWVNRPRQYVELMQNMVDQNFTPQTGIKVRFSIMPSEQKLILANAANSQPDLALGISSWLPYELAIRGAAYDLREFDDFDETLAHFSPGAFLPMIIDDEVYGLPETQDFFVQFYRKDILGTLDVPVPDTWEDVVDVLPELQRFGLNYYTPIAGAVAFKPFQSTSPFIYQHQGDMYKENGMGTTIDSDETVRGIQLMTDLNTIYSTPLQVPNFYNHFRYSTLPIGVSNFQTYVELTSAAPEISGWWDISLHPGVENEDGEVERWATGSGQAGMIFNGSKNKDEAWQVLKWWMSTETQTDFATTLQIMYGPSYMWNTANLDAFKQLPWPEEHKEVILAQWEHLREVPKTPYTYMVEREISNVWNRVVFDGENTRSAVDDAVVTIDREMRRKMEEFGYMKNGKIVKTYPIPTIEQVESWVEENEE, from the coding sequence GTGGATGTAGAGGAAGAAGGCTTATATGAACTGGGCTTCGACTATTATCCTCTTGGTGAAGGAATTGTTCCGATAGAAGGCTCTATCAAAGTGAACGGGGAATATCCATATTTTGAAAGTCGCAGGATTACCTTCCCGAAGGACTGGAAAAGTGCAACAAATGATTTTGAACAGGACCGCTTTGGAGATGAAATTATTCCAGAGCAGCTGCCAATCGAACAATGGCATTTTATCAAGGCAGAGGATTCTAGTCATCTGCAAGCAAGGCCATTGAAGTATCAATTAAAAGAAGGAAAAAACACCATTACGTTAGAGAACATCCGGGGAGAAATGCTGCTTGGAAACATATATGTGAGCGGTGTGGGAACGATCCCTACATATGAAGAATACAGAGAGAACCATGCTGGGGATCTCACAGAAACAAACAGTATCACGATCGAAGCGGAGCACCCGCTGAAGAAGAACAGCTCTTTTATCAGACCTGTGAATAGACAGGATGCATCTGTTGTCCCTTATGAGCGTGACAAACGCCTATTGAATGCAATCGGCGGGGAGTCATGGGAGACGAGCGGTCAAACGGCTACATGGGAAATGGAAGTAGAGGAAGCAGGCTACTACCAGATTTCGTTGAAAGTTTTACAAGAAAAACAATCAGGCTTTCCGGTGTTCCGGACAGTCATGATCAATGGAGAGGTACCTTTTGAAGAAGTAGAAAGCTATTCTTTCCAACAGGAGAAAAATTGGGTAAATGAAACGCTTAGCAACGAAGACGGGGAACCGTATTATTTTTATCTAGAAAAGGGGAAAAATACCCTGACACTTAAAGGTGATGCGTCACCTGTAAATCGCACGTTATTCGAAATGGATGAAGTGATGAAGGGCATTGAACAACTCTCCCTATCCATAAAACGATTAACCGGAAACAACCAAGATCGCTCTCGCGGCTGGAGGATTACCGAGTACATGCCTGAGATTGAAGGAGACCTTACTTCATGGGCGGATAAGCTGGAAGGAGAAAGTGAGTATCTGCTTGAATTAAGTGATGGAAAAGAATCAGTGGAGATTGTATCGCTCAACATTGCCGTTGAACGGTTAAGAGAGCTTGCAGCAGACCCTGACAAAATTCCAGCACGACTGACTCAGCTTTCAGAAGGCTCCAGTTCTGTCGCACAGCTTCTTGGAAATGCAACACTGGATTTGAAAAAACAGCCATTAATAATGGATCGAATATATATTCACGGTGATGAAAAGTTACCAAAACCAGAACTAGGATTTTTCGCGAAAACAAAAGAATCTGTCCTGAAATTCTTCCACTCGTTCCAGTCTAATACGTTAGCAACGGAAAAAGTGGATGATGATGTGGTGGATGTGTGGGTAAACAGACCACGTCAATATGTAGAATTGATGCAAAATATGGTGGATCAAAACTTTACGCCTCAAACAGGAATTAAAGTGAGATTTTCCATCATGCCTTCTGAGCAGAAATTGATTTTGGCTAATGCAGCAAACAGTCAGCCGGATCTCGCGCTAGGAATCAGTAGCTGGTTGCCATATGAACTTGCTATCCGTGGAGCGGCCTATGACTTAAGAGAATTTGACGATTTTGATGAAACGCTTGCTCATTTCTCTCCTGGTGCCTTCTTGCCAATGATCATTGATGATGAGGTATATGGGTTGCCGGAAACGCAAGACTTCTTTGTTCAATTTTACAGAAAAGATATTTTAGGTACGTTAGATGTTCCTGTCCCTGACACATGGGAGGATGTAGTAGATGTCTTGCCTGAGCTGCAACGCTTTGGGTTGAATTACTACACGCCTATTGCAGGTGCAGTGGCATTCAAACCATTCCAATCTACCTCTCCATTTATTTATCAACATCAAGGGGACATGTATAAAGAGAATGGCATGGGTACGACGATTGACAGCGATGAAACAGTCCGCGGCATTCAGCTTATGACGGATTTGAATACGATCTATAGCACACCGCTTCAGGTGCCGAATTTCTATAACCATTTCCGCTATTCCACCTTGCCGATTGGTGTGTCTAATTTCCAGACTTATGTAGAGCTTACATCTGCAGCACCGGAAATCTCCGGCTGGTGGGACATTTCCCTTCATCCTGGAGTGGAAAATGAGGACGGAGAAGTGGAACGATGGGCAACAGGATCTGGACAGGCCGGCATGATTTTTAACGGCAGCAAGAATAAGGACGAAGCATGGCAAGTGTTGAAATGGTGGATGTCCACAGAAACACAGACTGATTTTGCTACTACCTTGCAAATCATGTATGGTCCTTCTTACATGTGGAATACCGCAAATCTTGACGCCTTTAAGCAATTACCATGGCCAGAGGAACATAAAGAAGTCATCTTAGCGCAATGGGAACATTTACGTGAAGTGCCGAAAACGCCATACACCTATATGGTAGAACGTGAGATTAGTAATGTATGGAACCGTGTTGTCTTTGACGGGGAAAATACCCGTTCAGCTGTAGATGATGCGGTGGTGACTATCGACCGTGAAATGAGGCGGAAGATGGAGGAATTCGGATATATGAAAAATGGAAAAATCGTGAAAACTTATCCGATTCCGACGATTGAACAAGTAGAAAGCTGGGTGGAAGAAAATGAGGAGTAG
- a CDS encoding ABC transporter substrate-binding protein, whose translation MKLMKPWIAIAASFMLVVGCSNSNNASNDAEKEGNNEDQVTIKFASWALGTEEDNNIERLMIEEFEEKYPNIDVEIDESISTDDWNNSLSSAASANAMPDVFMVSQVPTGLANDWLLDVTELAAEDEDFANIPEVVTDSVTYNDAVYAIPSAQHFLGYFVNKDLYNQANLDVPEYGISVDDFTESVRSVTNVNSGVVGLNNPFAIVDWYPSSVNEDIGWYTFSEDEYHLNSNEFISGVNLTSNFVTNGYSYENLSDEQKANFNGENAGEVFAGGGIGLNWDGTWAVENFSTNLDFDWDFVGTPGGRTVIVNDFMGISKSTKHQEEAFLFAKWMSFGKEGFLKRIDLAVEHEKALNNLPVTQDEEVLDAFFEVQDIPGLRTAYDNLANGIVEPVKTVPGFAQSRWEAPTGVAIGEEPNANIAALIDASVRGEIKIEDYAAQINELANQKYQEGKEAIGQ comes from the coding sequence ATGAAATTGATGAAACCTTGGATCGCGATCGCCGCTTCGTTCATGTTGGTAGTTGGGTGCAGTAATTCCAACAATGCTTCAAATGACGCGGAGAAGGAAGGTAACAACGAAGATCAAGTAACCATTAAGTTTGCCAGCTGGGCGCTTGGAACGGAAGAGGATAATAACATCGAGCGTTTAATGATTGAGGAATTCGAAGAGAAATATCCTAACATTGATGTAGAAATTGATGAGTCGATCTCAACAGATGACTGGAATAATTCCCTTTCCTCTGCAGCAAGTGCAAATGCGATGCCTGACGTTTTCATGGTATCACAAGTACCGACTGGCCTTGCGAATGACTGGTTGTTAGATGTAACGGAATTGGCTGCAGAAGATGAAGACTTTGCAAACATTCCTGAAGTTGTAACAGATTCTGTTACATACAATGATGCAGTATATGCAATTCCTAGTGCACAGCATTTCCTTGGTTATTTTGTAAATAAAGATTTATACAACCAGGCAAACCTGGATGTTCCTGAATATGGCATCTCTGTTGATGACTTTACGGAATCTGTTCGTTCCGTGACAAATGTGAACAGTGGAGTAGTTGGGTTGAATAATCCATTTGCCATTGTGGATTGGTATCCTTCTTCTGTAAATGAAGATATTGGATGGTATACATTCAGTGAAGATGAGTATCACCTAAACAGTAATGAATTCATTTCTGGTGTTAATCTTACAAGCAACTTTGTAACAAATGGTTATTCTTATGAGAATTTGTCTGATGAGCAAAAAGCCAACTTCAATGGCGAGAATGCTGGAGAAGTATTTGCCGGCGGTGGTATCGGACTTAACTGGGATGGTACATGGGCAGTGGAAAATTTCTCTACTAACCTTGATTTTGATTGGGACTTCGTTGGAACTCCTGGCGGAAGAACGGTTATCGTAAATGATTTCATGGGAATCTCTAAATCTACTAAACATCAAGAAGAAGCGTTCCTTTTTGCTAAGTGGATGAGCTTTGGTAAAGAAGGGTTCTTAAAACGTATTGATCTGGCAGTAGAGCATGAGAAAGCATTGAACAACTTGCCTGTAACACAGGACGAGGAAGTATTGGATGCATTCTTCGAAGTTCAGGATATCCCTGGCTTACGTACAGCATATGACAATCTGGCGAATGGAATTGTGGAACCTGTGAAAACAGTACCAGGATTCGCTCAATCTAGATGGGAAGCACCAACCGGCGTTGCAATCGGAGAAGAGCCGAACGCAAATATCGCAGCATTGATTGATGCGAGCGTCAGAGGCGAAATCAAGATTGAAGACTATGCGGCACAAATCAATGAATTAGCAAATCAAAAGTACCAAGAAGGCAAAGAAGCGATTGGTCAATAA